Within Paralichthys olivaceus isolate ysfri-2021 chromosome 14, ASM2471397v2, whole genome shotgun sequence, the genomic segment TACAGTCAAAGATaaacatttgtcaagaaaggaatcataagggagtatcttagattatttgaatttgatttcagcttcatgtagcttcaagatatggtatttattatcaagtaaatctaccatcacagtttgctacttaaatatagaagtcaaatgttggagctgggtccctggcaaaatccttttggacaagaactctacctcaggtaagactttcctcatggtccagatgatccattgcagcatcttctgtgttgtgtcccagcagcagtgggatttcttctacagctttgcccatcttaaacttgaatgtagccacacccatcccgccccaccttctttttgtatgaagttccaATGGtcctgttaatggttcgttatggaaaggatcacaccttcgtgaacaggtaaccatcatcttaaatgttgcaggcttgtagatgagaaggcaattagaatccatttacttttgagaatgtatctcattgccaaatagtagcctgcagttgcagctacagaagcatatccgtaaaaatgttgtgtttctgaatcaaatgaaaaggctgtgtttctgaataaagctgaaaaggatctcttacttgctgaaatttcccttgattgtacacatgactctgagatttccatcgcatactaatcccaaccaagacaaccccaaagagaagcacttatgaagaagagaatcatcagtggctccatttgaggtgatccgagctggattcacaaggggaaatggcttttgatgcatttagttgttgttgtcacttaaaactgccccaacaagtagcacttactgtattcaacagtccagtcaatgctcaggttaggggaataggtaggaccaactctcaaactgggaatttttcagcaattaatgatgcaacatgtctgtcttcatgaaatgtgtgaaggaaaaagagattttgccagtgcaacacgtgtttgtttgcttacttggttctttcatttctcaggagcataaacaagtcccatatggtctagcggtaaggatttctggttttcacccaggaggcccgggttcaactcccggtatgggaatttaaatacctctgagcagatcaaatgtcatgtctgtatgtgactgcatacaacagtcaaaatacgaccaatgaagagagtttttctgcaataaatgatgttacatgtctgatgtcatgaaatgtgtgaaggaaaaagaatggcataatcagcagcactaccccaacaaatagcacttactgctttcagaagtcaagtctgtgcttatgttagagtaatattagtgacaaagtaataattgacttagccaataatgaaaatgataaagtctggcagtggcctggttttctgaatacttacaaccagggatacagacaaagacaaacatttgtcaagaaaggaatcataagggagtatcttagtagtttgataatttgatttcagcttcatgtagcttcaagatatggtatttattatcaagtaaatctaccatcacagtttgctacttaaatatagaagtcaaatgttggagctgggtccctggcaaaatccttttggacaagaactctacctcaggtaagactttcctcatggtccagatgatccattgcagcatcttctgtgttgtgtcccagcagcagtgggatttcttctacagctttgcccatcttaaacttgaatgtagccacacccatcccgccccaccttctttttgtatgaagttccaATGGtcctgttaatggttcgttatggaaaggatcacaccttcgtgaacaggtaaccatcatcttaaatgttgcaggcttgtagatgagaaggcaattagaatccatttacttttgagaatgtatctcattgccaaatagtagcctgcagttgcagctacagaagcatatccgtaaaaatgttgtgtttctgaatcaaatgaaaaggctgtgtttctgaatcaaatgaaaaggctgtgtttctgaataaagctgaaaaggatctcttacttgctgaaatttcccttgattgtacacatgactctgagatttccatcgcatactaatcccaaccaagacaaccccaaagagaagcacttatgaagaagagaatcatcagtggctccatttgaggtgatccgagctggattcacaaggggaaatggcttttgatgcatttagttgttgttgtcacttaaaactgccccaacaagtagcacttactgtattcaacagtccagtcaatgctcaggttaggggaataggtaggaccaactctcaaactgggaatttttcagcaattaatgatgcaacatgtctgtcttcatgaaatgtgtgaaggaaaaagagattttgccagtgcaacacgtgtttgtttgcttacttggttctttcatttctcaggagcataaacaagtcccatatggtctagcggtaaggatttctggttttcacccaGGAGGCCCAGGTTCAACTCCCGGTATGGGAATTTAAATACCTCTGAGcagatcaaatgtcatgtctgtatgtgactgcaTACAACAGTCAAAATACGACCGatgaagagagtttttctgcaataaatgatgttacatgtctgacgtcatgaaatgtgtgaaggaaaaagaatggcataatcagcagcactaccccaacaaatagcacttactgctttcagaagtcaagtctgtgcttatgttagagtaatattagtgacaaagtaataattgacttagccaataatgaaaatgataaagtctggcagtggcctggttttctgaatacttacaaccagggatacagacaaagacaaacatttgtcaagaaaggaatcataagggagtatcttagattatttgaatttgatttcagcttcatgtagcttcaagatatggtatttattatcaagtaaatctaccatcacagtttgctacttaaatatagaagtcaaatgttggagctgggtccctggcaaaatccttttggacaagaactctacctcaggtaagactttcctcatggtccagatgatccattgcagcatcttctgtgttgtgtcccagcagcagtgggatttcttctacagctttgcccatcttaaacttgaatgtagccacacccatcccgccccaccttctttttgtatgaagttccaATGGTCCctttaatggttcgttatggaaaggatcacaccttcgtgaacaggcaaccatcatcttaaatgtagcaggcttgtagatgagaaggcaattagaatccatttacttttgagaatgtatctcattgccaaatagtagcctgcagttgcagctacagaagcaaatccataaaaatgttgtgtttctgaatcaaatgaaaagcctgtgtttctgaataaagctgaaaaggatctcttacttgctgaaatttcccttgattgtacacatgactctgagatttccatcgcatactaatcccaaccaagacaaccccaaagagaagcacttatgaagaagagaatcatcagtggctccatttgaggtgatccgagctggattcacaaggggaaatggcttttgatgcatttagttgttgttgtcacttaaaactgccccaacaagtagcacttactgtattcaacagtccagtcaatgctcaggttaggggaataggtaggaccaactctcaaactgggaatttttcagcaattaatgatgcaacatgtctgtcttcatgaaatgtgtgaaggaaaaagagattttgccagtgcaacacgtgtttgtttgcttaattggttctttcatttctcaggagcataaacaagtcccatatggtctagcggtaaggatttctggttttcacccaggaggcccgggttcaactcccggtatgggaatttaaatacctctgagcagatcaaatgtcatgtctgtatgtgactgcatacaacagtcaaaaaaacaaccaatgaagagagtttttctgcaataaatgatgttacatgtctgatgtcatgaaatgtgtgaaggaaaaagaatggcataatcagcagcactaccccaacaaatagcacttactgctttcagaagtcaagtctgtgcttatgttagagtaatattagtgacaaagtaataattgacttagccaataatgaaaatgataaagtctggcagtggcctggttttctgaatacttacaaccagggatacagacaaagacaaacatttgtcaagaaaggaatcataagggagtatcttagattatttgaatttgatttcagcttcatgtagcttcaagatatggtatttattatcaagtaaatctaccatcacagtttgctacttaaatatagaagtcaaatgttggagctgggtccctggcaaaatccttttggacaagaactctacctcaggtaagactttcctcatggtccagatgatccattgcagcatcttctgtgttgtgtcccagcagcagtgggatttcttctacagctttgcccatcttaaacttgaatgtagccacacccatcccgccccaccttctttttgtatgaagttccaATGGTCCctttaatggttcgttatggaaaggaacacaccttcgtgaacaggcaaccatcatcttaaatgtagcaggcttgtagatgagaaggcaattagaatccatttacttttgagaatgtatctcattgccaaatagtagcctgcagttgcagctacagaagcaaatccgtaaaaatgttgtgtttctgaatcaaatgaaaagcctgtgtttctgaataaagctgaaaaggatctcttacttgctgaaatttcccttgattgtacacatgactctgagatttccatcgcatactaatcccaaccaagacaaccccaaagagaagcacttatgaagaagagaatcatcagtggctccatttgaggtgatccgagctggattcacaaggggaaatggcttttgatgcatttagttgttgttgtcacttaaaactgccccaacaagtagcacttactgtattcaacagtccagtcaatgctcaggttaggggaataggtaggaccaactctcaaactgggaatttttcagcaattaatgatgcaacatgtctgtcttcatgaaatgtgtgaaggaaaaagagattttgccagtgcaacacgtgtttgtttgcttacttggttctttcatttctcaggagcataaacaagtcccatatggtctagcggtaaggatttctggttttcacccaggaggcccgggttcaactcccggtatgggaatttaaatacctctgagcagatcaaatgtcatgtctgtatgtgactgcatacaacagtcaaaatacgaccaatgaagagagtttttctgcaataaatgatgttacatgtctgatgtcatgaaatgtgtgaaggaaaaagaatggcataatcagcagcactaccccaacaaatagcacttactgctttcagaagtcaagtctgtgcttatgttagagtaatattagtgacaaagtaataattgacttagccaataatgaaaatgataaagtctggcagtggcctggttttctgaatacttacaaccagggatacagacaaagacaaacatttgtcaagaaaggaatcataagggagtatcttagtagtttgataatttgatttcagcttcatgtagcttcaagatatggtatttattatcaagtaaatctaccatcacagtttgctacttaaatatagaagtcaaatgttggagctgggtccctggcaaaatccttttggacaagaactctacctcaggtaagactttcctcatggtccagatgatccattgcagcatcttctgtgttgtgtcccagcagcagtgggatttcttctacagctttgcccatcttaaacttgaatgtagccacacccatcccgccccaccttctttttgtatgaagttccaATGGtcctgttaatggttcgttatggaaaggatcacaccttcgtgaacaggtaaccatcatcttaaatgttgcaggcttgtagatgagaaggcaattagaatccatttacttttgagaatgtatctcattgccaaatagtagcctgcagttgcagctacagaagcatatccgtaaaaatgttgtgtttctgaatcaaatgaaaaggctgtgtttctgaataaagctgaaaaggatctcttacttgctgaaatttcccttgattgtacacatgactctgagatttccatcgcatactaatcccaaccaagacaaccccaaagagaagcacttatgaagaagagaatcatcagtggctccatttgaggtgatccgagctggattcacaaggggaaatggcttttgatgcatttagttgttgttgtcacttaaaactgccccaacaagtagcacttactgtattcaacagtccagtcaatgctcaggttaggggaataggtaggaccaactctcaaactgggaatttttcagcaattaatgatgcaacatgtctgtcttcatgaaatgtgtgaaggaaaaagagattttgccagtgcaacacgtgtttgtttgcttacttggttctttcatttctcaggagcataaacaagtcccatatggtctagcggtaaggatttctggttttcacccaggaggcccgggttcaactcccggtatgggaatttaaatacctctgagcagatcaaatgtcatgtctgtatgtgactgcatacaacagtcaaaatacgaccaatgaagagagtttttctgcaataaatgatgttacatgtctgatgtcatgaaatgtgtgaaggaaaaagaatggcataatcagcagcactaccccaacaaatagcacttactgctttcagaagtcaagtctgtgcttatgttagagtaatattagtgacaaagtaataattgacttagccaataatgaaaatgataaagtctggcagtggcctggttttctgaatacttacaaccagggatacagacaaagacaaacatttgtcaagaaaggaatcataagggagtatcttagtagtttgataatttgatttcagcttcatgtagcttcaagatatggtatttattatcaagtaaatctaccatcacagtttgctacttaaatatagaagtcaaatgttggagctgggtccctggcaaaatccttttggacaagaactctacctcaggtaagactttcctcatggtccagatgatccattgcagcatcttctgtgttgtgtcccagcagcagtgggatttcttctacagctttgcccatcttaaacttgaatgtagccacacccatcccgccccaccttctttttgtatgaagttccaATGGtcctgttaatggttcgttatggaaaggatcacaccttcgtgaacaggtaaccatcatcttaaatgttgcaggcttgtagatgagaaggcaattagaatccatttacttttgagaatgtatctcattgccaaatagtagcctgcagttgcagctacagaagcatatccgtaaaaatgttgtgtttctgaatcaaatgaaaaggctgtgtttctgaatcaaatgaaaaggctgtgtttctgaataaagctgaaaaggatctcttacttgctgaaatttcccttgattgtacacatgactctgagatttccatcgcatactaatcccaaccaagacaaccccaaagagaagcacttatgaagaagagaatcatcagtggctccatttgaggtgatccgagctggattcacaaggggaaatggcttttgatgcatttagttgttgttgtcacttaaaactgccccaacaagtagcacttactgtattcaacagtccagtcaatgctcaggttaggggaataggtaggaccaactctcaaactgggaatttttcagcaattaatgatgcaacatgtctgtcttcatgaaatgtgtgaaggaaaaagagattttgccagtgcaacacgtgtttgtttgcttacttggttctttcatttctcaggagcataaacaagtcccatatggtctagcggtaaggatttctggttttcacGCGGAGGCCAGTCGCGTATAGCCGTAGAGGactgacagccaatcagattgcAGCATGCTGTGTCCCCTCTCTCTGAACGCTGAACGCGCTGCAGAAGCCTTGTGAGACGGGAgtgggtttgattcccactagaagcaaatatagtttatgttttcttgatttgatcaaatgttttgaactttatacaattaaaatggtatttaattctatttcatctgtttgttgggCTCATTTCCATTCTATGGTACACttgtttaattcattaaatacttaATACAGTTCTGAAGCAaggctaacatgctcacaaaaataataacacaaataaaacacaaactaaatatatataaatggcaGCGTAATGTTAAACATAACAGTTATCAATTGCTCAGTTtggaatgaaattgaaataaaacacaaagtcaaatgtgttctggcttttatagtttttattctttatacagaattgacaattaaaataaacataaacataaacaactGTCATTGTCATCTTTTTTGCACCATCCATCTATTTCGTTCAGCCTCAAACCATTGGGAAGCTTGGAACTCGCTCCAGGTCATCTCCTTGACCATGCCCTGTGccttgaagaaagagaaaactctGGAGGGGCAGTAGATATATTTCCCTTGTACTCCAGGGAAGCAGGTGTGGACATGAGGGCTGTTAGGGCCCTGCTTTAGAGGCTGGTGACAAAACCTGCACAGGCGACCGGATGGCAGAGGCTCTGTGgcgcttctttttttcctctcctctctgacccTTTTGCACTCTGCAGCCCTCTTCTTGGCAGCATCAAGTTCCCGCTGGAAATATGGAGAAGCAGCAAAGTCTTGGAATGACATTCGGGATTCTTTGAGCCCTTCCTCGGCATACATCTTGAAGACTCTTGTGGAGCAGTAAAAATAATTAGCAGATGGCGATTGATCGtaaaaatgaacagaagagCCATCGCCAAGGAAGCGGGACTTTGGCTGGCCACAGGCTAAGCAGTTCCTGGTCaatttcctctgtctctgcgactgctgctgttgttgttgttgttgttgttgttgttgttgctgctgctgctgctgtagaacCACTGCCACAATCCTTGCCACTGCAGCCCTGGTAAGTGTGTCATCCTGAGTGAGACCAACGGGGGGAGGGTTGATAGGGGCAGGGGGGAAAATTGCGACGGGCACACTGACTGTCTGGCTGCCTGTAGTCAAACTGTGCCACAACTTCCTTGTTTCTGATGCCCTCTCTGAGCTGGTGTTGAGACAGGAGctggtgttttttaatttggcaaCATGTTTCACATATCTTGATATATGTTGCCACGTGGTGGGATGGAGGAGGCTGTTGGGGTCCCTGCACGCCCTCTGCACCATGGCAGCATAGTCCACATCCACTCGCCTCAGAATGTCTTTAGCTCCATGGTGCTTTATCAGCAGTTCATCAATGGCGGTCCTCATGGGTTCTGTCCATCGACTATGGTCAAGAACCTGGATGAGGCCACCTGTTTTAACAGGTCCAGTGCGTTTGGCCCTTGGAGAGGAGGATACGGGTAAAGGCGTAACCCCTGGCAGGTctctaaaaataaagaatacgTTGAAAGTGTTGCTCTTTTGCTACAATTCAGGGGATTCATACTGTGAAAAActttaattgaataaaattgtTATGCAACTGCATCATTAAATGAAATCTGTGAAACAAAGTGGGATATGAGGCATCGCAGATGAGTAATTTGAATTACCTGTATCCATCGAAGATTGACTTTCTGCTTTAACACCCGTCTGTTCCATGGTCTGGACACCTGCTTCCGTGCACAGCTGTGAGGACAGAATTGGCACTGCTCCAATCTGGGGGTCCTGAGCACTGCCACTGAGTTCCTGAAATACATACAGTATTAAGCATAATGGTTTatgagtcagtgagtcagtcagtgagtcagttcATGATTCACTATTAGTGACCAATCTGGATTACCTGAGGGTCTGTGCCAATGTCAGCAGCAGGACTGTGGTCCATCTCAAGCTGGATGGGTGGCtgcatctccatggcaacaggaaTTGAGCTGATGTGCTGCTCTTTGTCCATGTCCGAGTCCAAGGCAACAGGGCGGCAGCCAGGCTCCACATACTCCAGTCCAAACCTCTCCCCAGTGTCCTCGCTTGAGAACAGTAGCGTGGGATATTTTGCCCTTCCTGTGACACTCACAGAGGCTAAGTTCAGCTGTGCAATGAGCAGTGGGTCGAACGCAGCTGGAAGTTGTACACCCGGCTGTTTTAGGTCCACAAGCCTCTGGAAGTTCCAGCGCACCACCCCGGTCATGGCCTGAGCCTGGAAAAGTTCATTCGAAACCCGAGTTCCCGTGACCCACCAGGCTTGGTGTGCGTGGAAGCCCTCCTGCTGAGAAGTGCCTCTCACAGGGATCCAAACAGGTACGGCagcttttttgcttttgttataGTTGAGCTGCAAACTTCCACCGTACCTGTAGAGGATTCCATCCTCCACCTCAGGGTCGCTCACACAGCCTCTCAATATGTGGACACGCTGAATCTTCCATGCCTTTAACATGGAGGGCTTAAAGAGAAGCACATCGTTGACATCTTTCATCAAGTGGAAATGATGCAGAACATCTTCTACTCTCCGCAGCAGTTCTCTCGGCTGTGGCACCTTCGTCCTGCAGTGCTCTCTCACATGCTGCTTGGTGGGATTATCAGGAGAGATTCCACATGCCGTGTATGCCTCCTTCAACTTTTCCATGTCCCTCTGATCCACAACAAAGAATGCAGCTGAGAGAAACTGGCAGAAGGAACCTGACACGCACTCCCTGGAAAAACGGCGCATGCAGTGAAACACGTCTAACTTGATTGTTATGTCTTTGTTAAACTTGTGTCTTGATGCACAGCTGTTTGCCAGGTTCCCAGATGTTGCCTCTGCCTCTATTGCTGCCGTGGTCCTCCAGCTGTCCCATAGGAGGTGTTCATGGAGACGCGGGTCCAGGATCTTGAATGGTGCACAGCAGTCCCtgacacattaaaaagaaatgttataCAACTTAAAAGAATGACTGTGAATGTTTGCTTGCggaaaaaaatgtgtcagcGAAACAGTTAAACCTGAATTTGAAATTTGAGCAAATTTGAAAATTGTATCATCCTAACACCGAAATATActttaaatatagaaatgtaatattttgctgACTATCTGAACCGCTCCTGTTTACCTGTCCACCCACTGGTAGTTTGCCTTCTCCACTCCTGCTGCAGTGTAGCGTCGATCCAGACCCTCATACAATGGATTCAGGGACTGGTCACACTCAGACTGCAGCATCCCCCAGCTCAGGATCATCCAGTTCTCATTCATGATGGAATAGGAGGACATGGTGCCTGATGACAACACCACCTTCCTTGCGACCTTGCGGGTGTGATCTGCCCTTAAAGCCCTTCCAAAAGTCCCTTGCAGCAGAAGGGTGAGAAGGTGTCCCTGTCTCCTATACTCCTGAACCAGGCAGTCGACCAGATAGTGTGAGGAAATGGACACACCACACCAGCCATCGCCATCCGCATAATCTCCAAACTGAGCAGGAGTGTCCACCTGTCTAAGAAGCCCAGTGATGGTTTTCTGACCATAGACCCCTGCCTCACCATCCCTAATGTTCTGTACACTCGAGAGGTAGGCCAAATGAGCTCTTTCATATTTAAGGTGAAGCACCTCTGTCAGCTGCTTGCTCATATCGTACGCTGATCTGCCACTGCGTCTGAGCTCATCCATGAAAGATTTACAGatggcttttttaaatgtcaggaaTGCTGGCACAATGCTGCTGATGCGCTGTGGTAACATCTCCAGCCATTGGGGCTTATCCGCGTGCCAGTACTTCTTACAAACCTTACAAGTGAGTCGTGAAGCTAAAATGTAGTACTGGCCAGTGATGCCTACTATGACCCTTGGCCTTCCAATGCCACTAGAAACTACCAGTGGTTTAGTACAACCATGAAGGCAAGGCAAGTTGTAGTTGTTCCTCACCCTGTCCATGATTGCATGCTCTGGCTTCCaaatgaaaaatggatgaaGATGGAAGTAATGTGGTGAGGGCAGTTCAGAGATGGTGTCTATGAGCTCAGGCTGAGGTGGATAACGCCACAGGGACAGCATGTTCATCAGGTGACGTACTGGACGCGATCCTGACCATAGACCTAACGCCTCCATCTCACACTTCATCCATACTTTCTGCTGGTGGGAGCAGTTCCACCGCGCAACATCCTGATCGTAGCCTGGGACAGAGGCTGATGGCTGCCTGGGCTGGGGCGCAGGAGTTTGCAGAGGTGctaaaaaacacaagcacaaaaaactacagtaaaaacacagacgGAGAgcaaattttaaatgtaatgcaaATAATGTGACAACAAAATCCTACCTTCATCAAGGACGGTGTCCCCTTGTGCCTCCACAGGATCCACATTCTGCGATGACGCATCTAGGACAAGGaatacaaaaaaatgaacacataaaaaaaatgaacacacgATTGAGCTCTTCTCTTTCATAATATTAATTGAATATTTACCTTCCGACAGAGATGGATCTGCTTTATTCTCGAGCTCTACAGATCCCTGCGGCACAAGCTGTCCATGTGCTTTGAAATCAAAAGATAATTCAATTTAACAGTTACCCGATGTCATTATTAGATAACATTACAGGACACTATTAATACTAGGTCTGACAATGTTAATTTGTTTCTTACTTTGGCTCTGCACATTAGGTGTTTGTTCTATTCCAAGTTGAGCAGCAATAGCAAGGAGCTGAGGAGGGACTGGCAAGGTGGTTTTGGCTGTGGCGATGGaatcaaatgaagaaaaaaaataaaataaaacaatctcaCAATTTGTACACATTCAGGGTACTTTTAAGTAAGAGGTAAATGAATAACATCACCTTTTTCTGAAGCAATCCGGGTGGGTTCAACTGTCTCGCCACATCTGGACACAGTGGCAGTTGTTGCCATAGCTCTTGGAGCTGTAAAGAAACCTTTGCGTCAT encodes:
- the LOC138413694 gene encoding uncharacterized protein translates to MATTATVSRCGETVEPTRIASEKAHGQLVPQGSVELENKADPSLSEDASSQNVDPVEAQGDTVLDEAPLQTPAPQPRQPSASVPGYDQDVARWNCSHQQKVWMKCEMEALGLWSGSRPVRHLMNMLSLWRYPPQPELIDTISELPSPHYFHLHPFFIWKPEHAIMDRVRNNYNLPCLHGCTKPLVVSSGIGRPRVIVGITGQYYILASRLTCKVCKKYWHADKPQWLEMLPQRISSIVPAFLTFKKAICKSFMDELRRSGRSAYDMSKQLTEVLHLKYERAHLAYLSSVQNIRDGEAGVYGQKTITGLLRQVDTPAQFGDYADGDGWCGVSISSHYLVDCLVQEYRRQGHLLTLLLQGTFGRALRADHTRKVARKVVLSSGTMSSYSIMNENWMILSWGMLQSECDQSLNPLYEGLDRRYTAAGVEKANYQWVDRDCCAPFKILDPRLHEHLLWDSWRTTAAIEAEATSGNLANSCASRHKFNKDITIKLDVFHCMRRFSRECVSGSFCQFLSAAFFVVDQRDMEKLKEAYTACGISPDNPTKQHVREHCRTKVPQPRELLRRVEDVLHHFHLMKDVNDVLLFKPSMLKAWKIQRVHILRGCVSDPEVEDGILYRYGGSLQLNYNKSKKAAVPVWIPVRGTSQQEGFHAHQAWWVTGTRVSNELFQAQAMTGVVRWNFQRLVDLKQPGVQLPAAFDPLLIAQLNLASVSVTGRAKYPTLLFSSEDTGERFGLEYVEPGCRPVALDSDMDKEQHISSIPVAMEMQPPIQLEMDHSPAADIGTDPQELSGSAQDPQIGAVPILSSQLCTEAGVQTMEQTGVKAESQSSMDTDLPGVTPLPVSSSPRAKRTGPVKTGGLIQVLDHSRWTEPMRTAIDELLIKHHGAKDILRRVDVDYAAMVQRACRDPNSLLHPTTWQHISRYVKHVAKLKNTSSCLNTSSERASETRKLWHSLTTGSQTVSVPVAIFPPAPINPPPVGLTQDDTLTRAAVARIVAVVLQQQQQQQQQQQQQQQQQQSQRQRKLTRNCLACGQPKSRFLGDGSSVHFYDQSPSANYFYCSTRVFKMYAEEGLKESRMSFQDFAASPYFQRELDAAKKRAAECKRVREERKKRSATEPLPSGRLCRFCHQPLKQGPNSPHVHTCFPGVQGKYIYCPSRVFSFFKAQGMVKEMTWSEFQASQWFEAERNRWMVQKR